Proteins from a genomic interval of Youhaiella tibetensis:
- a CDS encoding transglycosylase SLT domain-containing protein — translation MGVQPISVPQSLAYVLNSAGNKNGVDFDYLLQTAMRESSLNPQAKARTSSAVGLFQFLEGTWLQVMKQEGPRLGYQNYADAIKETADGDFVIQDPKLRAEVLKLREDPQIAADLAAAFTKTNGDYLQQRFGRMPSPGELYIAHFLGAKGAEKMFTAGLQNPDQIAAKLFPKQANANPAIFYSDGQPRTIREVYKSLVAKHAVTPGATDTAFAAQQLAQQAGQTPQTVIPSRFGPQDMSFVSLFSTEASGPSGSPVEQPEAAAGAAFFTQLYGQ, via the coding sequence ATGGGTGTTCAGCCGATTTCGGTGCCGCAGAGTCTGGCCTACGTTCTTAATTCCGCAGGGAACAAGAACGGGGTGGATTTCGACTATCTGCTGCAGACGGCGATGCGCGAGAGCAGCCTCAATCCACAGGCCAAGGCCCGTACATCCTCGGCCGTGGGGCTCTTCCAGTTCCTCGAAGGCACCTGGCTGCAGGTGATGAAGCAGGAAGGGCCGCGGCTGGGCTACCAGAACTACGCGGACGCCATCAAGGAAACCGCCGACGGCGATTTCGTGATTCAGGACCCGAAGTTACGCGCCGAAGTTCTCAAGCTGCGCGAGGACCCGCAGATCGCGGCGGACCTGGCGGCAGCCTTCACCAAGACCAATGGCGACTACCTCCAGCAGCGGTTCGGGCGCATGCCCAGCCCGGGCGAACTCTACATCGCGCATTTCCTGGGAGCGAAGGGCGCCGAGAAGATGTTCACGGCCGGATTGCAGAACCCCGACCAGATCGCGGCCAAGCTCTTTCCCAAGCAGGCCAACGCCAATCCGGCGATCTTCTATTCGGACGGCCAGCCGCGCACGATCCGCGAGGTCTATAAGTCCCTGGTGGCCAAGCACGCCGTGACGCCCGGGGCGACGGACACGGCCTTTGCGGCCCAGCAACTCGCCCAGCAGGCCGGCCAGACCCCGCAGACGGTCATCCCCTCGCGGTTCGGGCCACAGGACATGTCGTTCGTCTCGTTGTTCTCGACCGAGGCGAGCGGTCCGAGCGGGTCGCCCGTCGAGCAGCCCGAGGCTGCGGCCGGGGCGGCGTTCTTCACGCAGCTCTATGGTCAATGA
- a CDS encoding nitroreductase yields the protein MTVKAEVLDYLLTRRSVGQAFLKEPGPSPEELRQILTIGTRVPDHGKLAPWRLILIEGDDRIRAGEKLAEIAKRNNSNLDEAGMEIERRQFLPAPLTIGVLSAPKPSPKIPHFEQLISAGNVAFNLEHAAYALGYAAQWVTRWYSYDTEAAAMLGAREGERFVGFIMIGTPSVVIEDRPRPALEEVVSKWQG from the coding sequence ATGACCGTCAAAGCCGAAGTGCTCGATTACCTGCTCACCCGCCGTTCGGTAGGCCAGGCATTCCTCAAGGAACCGGGGCCTTCGCCCGAAGAGCTGCGTCAAATTCTCACTATCGGCACGCGCGTTCCCGACCACGGCAAGCTGGCGCCCTGGCGACTCATCCTGATCGAAGGCGACGACCGGATTCGGGCCGGGGAAAAGCTGGCAGAGATCGCCAAGCGCAACAATTCCAACCTCGACGAGGCGGGAATGGAGATCGAACGTCGTCAGTTCTTGCCGGCGCCACTGACGATCGGCGTGCTTTCCGCCCCCAAGCCCAGCCCCAAGATTCCGCATTTCGAGCAACTGATCTCGGCGGGCAACGTGGCGTTCAACCTGGAGCATGCCGCCTACGCCCTGGGCTACGCCGCGCAATGGGTGACGCGCTGGTACAGCTACGACACCGAGGCGGCAGCGATGCTGGGTGCGCGGGAAGGGGAGCGGTTCGTGGGCTTCATCATGATCGGCACGCCGAGCGTGGTCATCGAGGACCGGCCGCGTCCGGCGCTCGAGGAAGTCGTCTCCAAGTGGCAAGGTTAA